The DNA segment GAGCTGCTCCGCCCCGGCCGACAGGCCCGACGAGTCCGACGAGCCCGGTACGCCGCCCGAAGCCGCCGGGGTGGCCCGCGGCGACGGCGACGAGCCCTGGGCGAGCGCCCGGTCAGGCCCGGGGTCGGTAGCCGAGGACCCTCGCGACCGGGCGCACCCGCCCGTCGCGACGCCGGCCGCTATGGCCAGGCTCGCGACAAGGAAGCCGCGGCGGTCCAGCACCGACTCAGCGTAGGTCGGGCCCCCACGATCGGCTGGCCACTGTCGGGCGACGGCGTCACGCACCCGGCGGTGTCAGTCCCGGCTGAGTCGCAGCGATCGCGAGGCCCCCGGGTCGGCTATCCGCTCGGCCGGAACGCCGTCAGTCCGTCGGCTATCCGCCGGGGCGCCGTCAGCCCGGCTGCGTCCCGGTGATGCCGAGGTCGGCCAGTTCGGCGATCCGCTCGGCCGGCAAACCGAGGAGCCCGCCGAGGATCTGGTCGTTGTGTTCGCCCAGCATCGGGGCGCGATCCCGGAACCACGGCTGGGCGCCGCGCGAGCCGTACCGGAAGGGCAGTGACGGCACCTCGTGCACACCGACGAGGGGATGGCTGATCTTCTCCGCGAAGCCCCTGCCGCGGAACTGCTCGGAACCGAACGCCTCGGTCGCGGTGAGCAGCCGCTCCGCGGGGACACCGGCATCGCGCAGACGCTGGGCCACGGCGGCGGCGTCGGCCGCGGCGAATGCCGCGCCCAACGCCTCGTCGATGTCGTCCTGCCGACGGCGGCGGCCGGCTGCGGTCGCGAGGTCCGCGGCCGCCGCCCACTCCGGATCGCCGAGTTCCCGCCGCAGTGACGCCCATTGCGCGTCGTCGGTGACCGCGATGGCGAGCCACTCCTCCTCGCCGGCGCACTCGTAGATCCCCTGCGGAGCGGCCGCCGGACCGCGGTTGCCCTGCCGGGGCGGCTCCTGCCCGGTCGTCTCGAACTGCAGCAGGCCCCAGGCCAGGACGTTGACCGCGACGTCGGACATCGCCGACTCCACGAGGTGGCCGACGCCGGACGTCCGGGTCTCCTCCAGGGCAGCGATCGCGGCGAACGCGGCGTGCGCACCGGCGTTGTCGTCGCAGAACCCGCGCGGTCCGACGGGCGGGCCGCCCGCGTACCCGGTCAACGACGCCAGACCTGTCGCCTGCGCGGCGGTCGGGTCGAAAGCGCGCATGTCCCGCCACGGCCCGGACAACCCGAAGCCAGGCATCCGTACGACGGTCAGCCGCGGGTTCGCCTCGTGGATGGCCTCCCACTCCACCCCCACCTTGGCCAGCACGCCCGGGGTGCCGTTCTCGATGAGGAGGTCGGCGTCGAGCAGCAACTGCTGCAGCAACTCCTTCCCCTCCGGCCGCGACAGGTCCAGGGTCAGATCGGCCTTGTCGGTGTTGACGGCCTGGTAGAGCGGCGCCCACTCCCACCAGCCGTGCCGCGACCGCTCAGCCACCGTCACGTTGCGGACCAGGTCGTAGCGCCGGTGCGACTCGATCTTGATCACCTCAGCGCCCAGCGCCGCCAGCAGCTGGCTGGCCGCCGGGCCGGCCCAGAACGTGGTCATGTCGATGACGCGCAGTCCGGCCAGTGGCAAGGGTCGAGTGCCGGACGCTGCCGCACCAGCCCCGGCGCCAGCGGCACCGGTCGCTCCAGCAGCGCCCGTCGCGGCGGCACTGGCCGCGGGGTCCGCCGAATCCGGGGCGGGACGGACCGAGGCGAGCCGCTCGCCGTCGATGATGAAGGGCGGCCGGGGTACCAGGTGCCCGTCCGGCCCGTCCTGGAAGAGTTCGCGAGCGCGGAAATGGGGAACCTCGGTCAAGGTCGACATGGAATTGACCGGTGCGACCGGAACCTTCTTCGCCGCGAAGGTCTCCA comes from the Actinomycetota bacterium genome and includes:
- a CDS encoding CoA transferase; its protein translation is MVMFAIEGLRVLVVARTLAGAYCAKLLGDVGAEVSWASLPASRAPGHETFDLDPDDPVRRFLHLGHTPVEFAGAADVVAFAADVDAVVESGELSADDLAALQAAKPSLVVVSVRPFGVAGPWVTRPATEFTLQALGGSSIHRGYVDRGPLYAGGRVGEWVTGAYAAVGALGALRVARMTGQGDHVDMSAAEAELICFTMFENVAVSMAGQGAPAPQRGVPIPSIEATADGWVGLSVSTPDQFRTYVETIGHPELADLPGIANPQARQPYRSQLDAAAHPWLAERTTAEVVETFAAKKVPVAPVNSMSTLTEVPHFRARELFQDGPDGHLVPRPPFIIDGERLASVRPAPDSADPAASAAATGAAGATGAAGAGAGAAASGTRPLPLAGLRVIDMTTFWAGPAASQLLAALGAEVIKIESHRRYDLVRNVTVAERSRHGWWEWAPLYQAVNTDKADLTLDLSRPEGKELLQQLLLDADLLIENGTPGVLAKVGVEWEAIHEANPRLTVVRMPGFGLSGPWRDMRAFDPTAAQATGLASLTGYAGGPPVGPRGFCDDNAGAHAAFAAIAALEETRTSGVGHLVESAMSDVAVNVLAWGLLQFETTGQEPPRQGNRGPAAAPQGIYECAGEEEWLAIAVTDDAQWASLRRELGDPEWAAAADLATAAGRRRRQDDIDEALGAAFAAADAAAVAQRLRDAGVPAERLLTATEAFGSEQFRGRGFAEKISHPLVGVHEVPSLPFRYGSRGAQPWFRDRAPMLGEHNDQILGGLLGLPAERIAELADLGITGTQPG